One genomic region from Mycobacterium basiliense encodes:
- a CDS encoding universal stress protein translates to MSVPMKRHGIVVGVDGSSASDAAVVWAARDAAIRHVRLTLVHMVNGAVPMWPAMPMSMSMAVWQEEDGRQVLEHAVKTAEEIASAVRGAPVSCELRWSPPVPTLVEMSDEAAMVVVGSHGRGAVARGLLGSVSSGLLRRAHCPIAVIRDEDPSLPHSADPERAPVVLGIDGSPASESATAIAFDEASRRGVALTAVHAWSDLEVVDLPGWDWSTVKDEAEQILAERLAGWQERYPDVRLHRVVVCDRPARQLIHQAQTAQLVVLGSHGRGGFTGMLLGSVSNAVVHSASTPVIVARP, encoded by the coding sequence ATGTCTGTACCGATGAAGCGTCACGGCATTGTGGTTGGTGTCGATGGATCGTCGGCGTCCGACGCTGCTGTGGTGTGGGCGGCGCGCGATGCGGCGATCCGCCACGTGCGACTGACCTTGGTTCACATGGTGAACGGGGCCGTGCCGATGTGGCCGGCGATGCCGATGTCGATGAGCATGGCGGTATGGCAGGAAGAAGACGGTCGCCAGGTCCTCGAACACGCGGTCAAGACCGCCGAAGAAATCGCGAGCGCAGTGCGCGGTGCCCCGGTCAGCTGCGAGCTGAGATGGTCACCGCCGGTGCCGACGCTGGTGGAAATGTCCGACGAGGCGGCAATGGTGGTGGTAGGCAGCCACGGCCGCGGAGCGGTAGCCCGTGGATTGCTTGGCTCGGTTAGTTCCGGTCTGTTGCGCCGCGCGCATTGTCCGATTGCGGTGATCCGCGACGAGGATCCGTCACTGCCGCATTCTGCGGATCCCGAGCGAGCGCCCGTGGTACTGGGCATCGATGGCTCGCCGGCCTCAGAGTCGGCGACGGCGATCGCATTCGACGAGGCGTCACGTCGAGGTGTGGCGCTCACCGCGGTGCATGCGTGGAGCGACCTTGAAGTTGTCGACCTACCCGGCTGGGACTGGTCGACGGTCAAAGATGAAGCGGAGCAGATTCTAGCCGAACGCCTGGCCGGGTGGCAGGAGCGCTACCCCGACGTGCGGCTGCATCGAGTGGTCGTATGTGATCGACCGGCTCGACAGCTGATTCATCAAGCGCAAACGGCACAGCTGGTCGTGCTCGGAAGCCATGGACGAGGCGGATTTACCGGCATGCTGCTGGGCTCGGTCAGCAATGCGGTTGTGCACTCGGCAAGTACGCCGGTGATCGTGGCACGGCCGTGA
- a CDS encoding sensor histidine kinase: MHAQLDELLAARDQMERLLRVIVEIGSDLDLDATLRRIIFAARELTSAPYGALAVRDPEGSLVRFVHTGLDDVAVRQIGHLPVGKGVLGVSLVETPALRLDDLTTHPAACGFPEHHPPMRAFLGVPITIRGTVFGSLYLTHVDPGRVFSESDEFAARGLAFAAGVAIDNAQLFERERTSVKWMEASREITAALLSSTESQQGRPLQMIAERARTLTDAEQAIVLVPIDSDLPVEEIDTLVVSAAVGQHATEVVGQRIPVDSSTTGTVFRAGEPLITETLSYPIPAFTDVAQRSAIVMPLRADDRVAGVLAVARSAEQQPFDASYLDLMTQFARHAAIALMLASGREDARRLTILAERERIAHDLHDHVIQRIFAAGMDLQGTLARARSPEVIDRLNRTLDDLQTIIEEIRTSIFRLKSASGHDGGFRRRIQTVVADLTDNRDLATTVHVVGPMTAVGDELAEHAEAVTTEAISNAIRHSGATRLTVEVSVDDMFSIDIVDNGCGMPADISRRSGLANMNYRAEQLGGSCEISNPPEGGTRVHWTAPLAD; encoded by the coding sequence ATGCACGCTCAGCTCGACGAGTTGCTCGCCGCTCGCGATCAAATGGAGCGCTTGCTACGCGTGATCGTCGAGATTGGGTCGGACCTCGACCTGGACGCGACTCTTCGTCGGATCATCTTCGCGGCTAGGGAATTGACCTCGGCGCCATACGGGGCCCTGGCGGTCCGTGATCCCGAAGGATCGCTGGTCAGGTTCGTCCACACGGGACTCGACGATGTGGCGGTCCGGCAGATCGGGCACCTGCCGGTCGGCAAGGGCGTGCTAGGCGTCTCCCTCGTCGAGACGCCGGCGCTGCGTCTGGACGATCTCACCACTCACCCTGCGGCCTGCGGGTTCCCGGAGCATCACCCGCCCATGCGTGCCTTCCTCGGAGTGCCGATTACGATCCGGGGCACGGTGTTCGGCAGCCTGTATCTGACCCACGTGGATCCCGGCCGCGTGTTCTCCGAATCTGACGAGTTCGCCGCCCGCGGGTTGGCGTTCGCGGCCGGGGTCGCCATCGACAATGCGCAACTCTTCGAGCGCGAACGGACGTCGGTGAAGTGGATGGAGGCCAGCCGAGAGATCACCGCCGCCCTGCTGTCCAGCACCGAATCTCAGCAGGGCCGTCCGCTGCAGATGATTGCCGAACGTGCTCGCACGTTGACCGACGCCGAACAGGCCATCGTTCTGGTCCCGATCGACTCCGATCTACCGGTTGAGGAGATCGACACCCTGGTGGTGTCCGCCGCGGTCGGTCAGCATGCGACCGAGGTTGTCGGCCAACGGATTCCGGTGGACAGCTCTACCACCGGCACCGTTTTCCGGGCCGGCGAGCCGCTGATCACGGAGACACTGAGCTACCCGATCCCCGCCTTCACCGACGTCGCTCAGCGCTCGGCGATCGTGATGCCGCTGCGCGCCGATGATCGGGTCGCCGGAGTGCTCGCCGTGGCGCGCAGTGCGGAGCAGCAGCCCTTTGACGCCAGCTATCTCGATTTGATGACCCAGTTCGCCAGGCACGCCGCGATTGCATTGATGCTCGCTTCGGGGCGCGAGGATGCTCGACGGTTGACCATTTTGGCGGAACGCGAGCGTATTGCACATGACTTACACGACCACGTGATTCAACGGATATTTGCCGCGGGGATGGATCTGCAGGGCACGCTGGCCCGGGCGCGGTCACCTGAGGTCATCGACCGGCTCAACCGCACGCTCGATGACTTGCAAACGATCATTGAGGAAATCCGCACCAGTATCTTCCGCCTGAAATCCGCTTCTGGGCACGATGGCGGCTTTCGCCGGCGGATTCAAACTGTGGTTGCCGATCTAACCGACAATCGCGACCTCGCCACCACCGTCCACGTGGTGGGACCGATGACGGCGGTTGGCGACGAACTTGCCGAGCACGCCGAAGCGGTCACCACCGAGGCCATCAGCAACGCCATTCGCCACTCGGGTGCAACGCGGCTGACTGTCGAGGTCAGCGTCGATGACATGTTCAGCATCGACATCGTCGACAACGGGTGCGGCATGCCCGCCGACATTTCGCGCCGCAGCGGCCTGGCCAATATGAACTATCGTGCCGAGCAACTCGGTGGTAGCTGTGAGATCAGCAATCCGCCCGAGGGCGGCACCCGGGTCCACTGGACCGCTCCGCTTGCCGACTGA
- the dosR gene encoding hypoxia response regulator transcription factor DosR/DevR, whose amino-acid sequence MVRVFLVDDHEVVRRGLADLLASDPELEIVGEAGSVSEAIARVPACRPDVAVLDVRLPDGNGIELCRELLSDLPELRCLMLTSFTSDEAMLDAILAGASGYVVKDIKGMELARAIKDVGAGKSLLDNRAAAALMAKLRGDAERPDPLSGLTEQERTLLKHLGEGLTNRQIAARMFLAEKTVKNYVSRLLSKLGMERRTQAAVFASRLDQGSMPPTP is encoded by the coding sequence ATGGTTCGGGTTTTCTTGGTTGATGACCATGAAGTGGTTCGTCGCGGGCTGGCCGATCTGCTGGCCTCCGACCCAGAGTTGGAGATTGTCGGCGAAGCGGGATCGGTATCCGAAGCGATAGCGAGGGTCCCTGCCTGCCGGCCCGATGTCGCGGTGCTTGACGTGCGTCTGCCCGACGGCAACGGCATCGAACTGTGTCGTGAGCTGCTATCCGATTTGCCCGAGCTACGGTGTCTGATGCTGACGTCGTTCACTTCCGATGAAGCGATGCTGGACGCGATTTTGGCGGGCGCCAGCGGGTACGTCGTCAAAGACATCAAGGGTATGGAGCTGGCCCGGGCGATCAAGGACGTTGGTGCCGGCAAATCGCTACTCGATAATCGGGCGGCGGCAGCGCTGATGGCGAAGCTCCGTGGAGACGCCGAGCGTCCGGATCCGTTGTCCGGACTGACCGAGCAGGAACGAACATTGCTCAAGCATCTCGGCGAGGGTCTGACGAACAGGCAGATCGCCGCTCGAATGTTTCTCGCCGAGAAGACGGTGAAGAATTACGTATCGCGTCTGCTATCCAAACTCGGCATGGAGCGGCGGACGCAGGCCGCGGTGTTTGCCTCAAGGCTGGACCAGGGGTCGATGCCGCCCACGCCGTAG
- a CDS encoding universal stress protein, whose protein sequence is MNQLDAKWVVVGVNGAPASITAAQWAIDEAVGRQLSLRLVYVIPRGAQRVGSESPSEWDFERGERVLSQAVGAVHSAAQSEGKPVEIETAMLSGDPDQVLIDESQNAALICVGTAKRGRGADGVLGPTAAALVKHARCPVAIIRTHPDGSPIEIGLIAVVLNDEADNDEVVHVAMEEGRRRHATVRQIDRRINSWVRRYPDVPVQIVASGTGAREVERDSSAIDLAVVGASEADELPGLVTPNCHPILGYPDCSVLLVRH, encoded by the coding sequence ATGAACCAATTGGACGCCAAGTGGGTGGTGGTCGGGGTTAACGGTGCGCCGGCGTCGATCACCGCCGCACAATGGGCGATCGACGAAGCGGTTGGTCGGCAGCTGTCCCTTCGCCTGGTCTATGTCATCCCACGGGGCGCGCAGCGTGTCGGGTCGGAGTCGCCCTCCGAGTGGGATTTCGAACGGGGTGAAAGGGTGCTGTCTCAGGCGGTCGGCGCCGTGCACAGCGCAGCACAGAGCGAAGGCAAACCCGTCGAGATCGAAACGGCGATGCTCTCGGGCGATCCGGACCAGGTATTAATCGATGAATCGCAAAATGCGGCGCTGATTTGCGTGGGCACCGCCAAGCGAGGGCGGGGCGCTGATGGGGTGCTAGGCCCGACTGCGGCCGCGTTGGTCAAGCATGCACGCTGTCCCGTGGCGATCATCCGTACCCACCCCGACGGATCGCCGATCGAGATCGGTCTGATAGCCGTCGTGCTCAACGATGAAGCCGACAACGACGAAGTCGTGCATGTGGCCATGGAGGAGGGGCGGCGCCGGCACGCCACGGTGAGGCAGATCGATCGTCGGATAAACAGCTGGGTGCGCCGCTATCCGGACGTACCGGTCCAGATCGTCGCCTCGGGTACCGGTGCACGCGAGGTCGAGCGCGACAGCAGCGCAATCGACCTGGCGGTGGTCGGGGCGTCCGAGGCCGATGAGCTGCCAGGACTTGTCACCCCGAACTGTCATCCCATTCTGGGCTATCCCGACTGCTCGGTGCTTCTGGTTCGGCACTGA
- a CDS encoding erythromycin esterase family protein, with protein MTSSAETSRHSPRPMFRNRREAGQVLANLLSAYRNRPGVIVLGLARGGIPVAWEVAAALQAPLDAFIVRKLGVPHHEEFAVGALASGGRVVINDDVVRALRIAPQQLRDIAEREGRELVRREAAYRAGRAPLEVAGKTVILVDDGLATGASMFAAVQALREAEPAHIVIAVPAAPESTCREFAGLVDDVVCASMPTPFLAVGESFWDFRQVTDGEVRRLLATPTTGISVIRPAAPMAAEVIRSAAVDAPDGLPPGTSLEELVGDARIVLIGESSHGTHEFYEARAAITKWLIDRKGFCAVAAEADWPDAYRVNRYVRGMGEDNSADQALGGFQRFPAWMWRNVVVRDFVEWLRARNRQHESFGEGQAGFYGLDLYSLHRSMQEVIGFLDKVDPTAAARARARYACLDHTSAEDGQAYGYAAAFGAGPSCERQAIEQLIDTQRNALAYARRDGLLAADEAFYAGQNALTVRNAEAYYRAMFSGRVTSWNLRDQHMAQTLDALLNHLDRHGDGLPARIVVWAHNSHVGDARATEVSADGQLTLGQLVRQRYGDDSRLIGLCTYAGSVTAASEWGGTAERKVVRPALSGSVEELFHETGKDAFLVSAVVSPEAADPLSVVRLGRAIGVIYLPATERQSHYFHVRPADQFDAMIHIDETRALEPLDRMSLWTSGKTPETYPSGL; from the coding sequence ATGACCAGCTCAGCCGAGACGTCTCGGCACTCGCCGCGCCCAATGTTCCGCAACCGCCGCGAGGCAGGTCAGGTGCTGGCAAATCTGTTGAGTGCGTATCGGAACCGGCCGGGAGTCATTGTCCTGGGGTTGGCGCGGGGCGGTATCCCGGTCGCCTGGGAGGTTGCCGCGGCTTTGCAGGCCCCGCTGGATGCCTTCATCGTGCGTAAACTCGGCGTCCCCCACCACGAAGAGTTTGCCGTGGGGGCACTGGCCAGTGGCGGCCGCGTCGTCATCAATGACGACGTGGTGCGGGCGTTGCGTATTGCGCCGCAACAACTGCGCGACATCGCAGAGCGTGAAGGCCGTGAGCTGGTCCGGCGCGAGGCCGCCTATCGGGCGGGGCGGGCACCGCTCGAGGTCGCCGGTAAGACCGTGATCCTCGTCGATGACGGTTTGGCGACTGGCGCAAGCATGTTCGCCGCGGTGCAGGCGTTGCGCGAAGCCGAACCCGCCCACATAGTCATTGCGGTACCGGCGGCTCCGGAATCAACCTGCCGGGAATTCGCCGGCCTTGTCGATGACGTCGTATGCGCGTCCATGCCCACCCCGTTTCTGGCGGTCGGGGAGTCGTTCTGGGACTTCCGCCAGGTCACCGACGGAGAGGTGCGCCGGCTGCTGGCCACCCCGACGACCGGAATCTCGGTGATCAGGCCCGCGGCGCCCATGGCGGCCGAGGTGATCAGAAGCGCGGCCGTCGATGCCCCCGACGGTCTTCCGCCGGGTACATCGCTTGAGGAACTCGTCGGCGATGCGCGAATTGTGTTGATCGGCGAGAGTTCACACGGCACGCACGAGTTCTACGAGGCCCGGGCCGCCATCACCAAATGGCTGATCGACCGGAAGGGATTCTGTGCCGTTGCCGCCGAAGCGGACTGGCCCGACGCCTACCGGGTGAATCGCTACGTGCGCGGCATGGGAGAGGACAACAGCGCCGATCAGGCGTTGGGCGGCTTCCAGCGCTTTCCGGCCTGGATGTGGCGCAACGTGGTGGTCCGTGACTTCGTCGAGTGGCTGCGAGCACGCAACCGGCAGCACGAATCCTTCGGTGAGGGCCAAGCCGGCTTCTACGGTTTGGACCTCTACAGCCTGCACCGGTCGATGCAGGAAGTGATCGGCTTTCTCGACAAGGTCGACCCGACCGCGGCGGCGCGGGCTCGGGCGCGGTACGCGTGCTTGGATCACACGTCGGCCGAAGATGGTCAGGCGTATGGATATGCGGCGGCGTTTGGCGCCGGACCATCGTGTGAACGTCAAGCCATCGAGCAATTGATTGACACGCAACGCAACGCGTTGGCCTACGCCCGCAGGGACGGACTGCTCGCTGCAGACGAAGCGTTCTATGCCGGGCAAAACGCGCTAACGGTACGTAATGCAGAGGCTTACTACCGCGCGATGTTCAGCGGTCGAGTCACCTCATGGAATCTGCGCGACCAGCACATGGCACAAACCTTGGACGCGCTGCTAAACCATCTGGACCGCCACGGCGATGGCCTACCCGCTCGAATAGTGGTGTGGGCCCACAATTCTCATGTCGGAGACGCCAGGGCCACCGAAGTGTCGGCAGACGGACAGCTGACCCTCGGCCAGTTGGTCCGGCAGCGCTACGGTGACGATTCCCGGCTCATTGGGCTGTGCACGTATGCCGGTTCGGTGACGGCTGCCAGCGAATGGGGCGGCACTGCGGAACGAAAGGTGGTTCGACCCGCGCTCAGCGGCAGCGTTGAAGAACTGTTCCACGAGACCGGCAAGGACGCGTTTCTGGTGTCCGCGGTGGTCAGCCCCGAGGCCGCCGATCCGCTGTCGGTCGTTCGGTTGGGTCGTGCCATCGGGGTGATCTACCTGCCCGCAACGGAACGGCAAAGCCACTACTTCCACGTGCGCCCCGCCGATCAATTCGACGCGATGATCCACATCGATGAGACCCGGGCGCTGGAGCCACTTGACCGAATGAGTTTGTGGACTAGCGGTAAGACGCCGGAAACCTACCCGAGTGGCCTGTAG
- a CDS encoding Hsp20/alpha crystallin family protein, translated as MNALPTQRRPRPLFPEFSELFELPSLAGLRPGFDGRLMKLEDEIRDGRYVVRAEIPGVDPTNDIDITVRDGLLTIKAERREKKEFNGRSEFSYGSFARTVSLPAGVDEDCIEAAYDNGILTVSVPVSEPKPAARRVRVKSAN; from the coding sequence ATGAACGCACTTCCCACCCAGCGTCGGCCGCGGCCACTTTTCCCCGAGTTTTCCGAGCTCTTTGAGTTACCTTCCCTCGCCGGCCTGCGTCCCGGATTCGATGGCCGGCTGATGAAGCTCGAGGACGAGATACGAGACGGTCGCTATGTGGTGCGAGCGGAAATCCCGGGCGTCGACCCGACCAACGACATTGACATCACGGTCCGCGACGGGCTGCTGACTATCAAGGCCGAGCGCCGCGAAAAGAAGGAGTTCAACGGGCGATCCGAGTTCTCGTACGGCTCGTTCGCGCGGACCGTGTCGCTGCCCGCCGGCGTCGACGAAGACTGCATCGAGGCGGCTTATGACAACGGCATTCTCACCGTCTCGGTGCCCGTTTCGGAGCCCAAACCAGCCGCGCGTCGCGTTCGGGTCAAGTCCGCTAACTGA
- a CDS encoding Acg family FMN-binding oxidoreductase — MTQTTVDTAVIANAVGLACRAPSLHNSQPWRWVAGSAVVDLFVDPHRMLTSADSSGREAVISCGALLDHFQVAMAAAGWATNIDQFPNPNNLDHLASIDFAAMDCVAGARHDRADAISLRRTDRRPFRAPKDWASLEPVLRTSVDGDAVQLAVLTEDARPRLVEASRLTESLRRYDDCYHHELNWWTAPLRESEGIPPSALASGSAARGVGVNRSFPADWRSEHSSASRQDQAKIVVLSTPEYTRADALRCGRALSAILLECTLAGLGTCPVTHVTEMEASRDIVRDLTGGTGEPQLLIRIGAGPSGDIPAPTPRRPLGEVLEIRR; from the coding sequence ATGACCCAAACGACGGTCGACACCGCAGTGATAGCGAATGCGGTAGGGCTGGCATGTCGCGCTCCCTCGTTGCACAACAGTCAACCCTGGCGATGGGTGGCCGGCAGCGCGGTCGTCGATCTGTTCGTCGACCCACATCGGATGCTGACCTCGGCGGACAGCTCGGGCCGCGAAGCGGTGATCAGTTGCGGCGCTCTGCTCGATCATTTCCAGGTCGCAATGGCCGCCGCCGGTTGGGCCACCAACATCGATCAGTTCCCCAACCCGAACAATCTGGACCACCTGGCCTCGATCGACTTCGCCGCGATGGACTGCGTGGCGGGGGCCAGACACGATCGCGCCGATGCGATTTCGCTTCGCCGGACCGATCGGCGTCCGTTCCGTGCGCCCAAAGACTGGGCTTCGTTGGAACCTGTGCTGCGCACTTCGGTCGACGGCGATGCGGTCCAGCTCGCGGTCCTTACCGAGGATGCGCGGCCACGTTTGGTGGAGGCGTCTCGGCTCACTGAATCCCTGCGCCGCTATGACGATTGCTATCATCATGAATTGAACTGGTGGACAGCGCCTTTGCGGGAATCCGAGGGAATACCGCCCAGCGCGCTGGCCTCCGGCTCGGCTGCCCGAGGAGTTGGGGTGAACCGCTCATTTCCCGCCGACTGGCGCAGCGAACACAGTTCCGCCAGTCGGCAGGACCAAGCCAAGATCGTGGTGCTGTCCACGCCGGAGTACACGCGTGCGGATGCCCTCAGGTGTGGACGGGCACTCTCGGCGATCCTGCTGGAATGCACTCTGGCGGGTTTGGGGACGTGCCCGGTAACCCATGTCACGGAGATGGAAGCCAGCCGGGACATCGTTCGGGATCTCACCGGCGGCACCGGGGAGCCTCAGCTGTTGATTCGAATCGGTGCGGGACCCTCGGGGGACATCCCGGCGCCGACGCCGCGGCGACCGTTGGGTGAAGTGTTGGAGATCCGACGCTAG
- a CDS encoding pyridoxamine 5'-phosphate oxidase family protein, with the protein MSEVGAGITVLPVNECWDLMKSVSLGRLVTSVDGRPQIFPVNFVVQHRTVLFRTAEGTKLVSTAINNQVLFEADDHTVSEGWSVIVEGRARSLHSDEELEEAERAHLLTWTSTEKTHYVRIRPDNVTGRRFRFDAPRQE; encoded by the coding sequence ATGTCGGAAGTGGGTGCGGGGATCACCGTTCTGCCCGTGAACGAATGCTGGGACCTGATGAAAAGCGTCTCGTTGGGGCGGCTGGTCACCAGCGTCGACGGCCGACCGCAGATCTTCCCGGTGAACTTCGTGGTCCAGCACCGCACGGTGCTGTTTCGCACCGCGGAAGGCACCAAGTTGGTCAGCACCGCGATCAACAACCAGGTGTTGTTCGAAGCGGACGACCACACGGTCAGCGAGGGCTGGAGCGTGATTGTGGAAGGGCGAGCACGCTCACTGCACAGCGATGAGGAGCTCGAGGAGGCCGAGCGGGCACACCTGTTGACGTGGACGTCGACTGAGAAAACCCACTACGTGCGGATACGTCCGGACAACGTCACGGGTAGGCGGTTTCGGTTCGACGCGCCGCGACAGGAGTAG
- a CDS encoding hydrogenase maturation protease encodes MKAVVIGLGNRFRRDDGVGVVAAGEISELALPGVAVVTGVVEPLSLLEAWSGVELAVVIDAAVRTPSTPGRVIRCSLTEVVSASAARSSHRVDVAGSYALGQVLGRVPAALEVFVVEVADTGHGVGLTPQVAAAVPELVRMAREAITGADEAKRATPVAARRTETAYP; translated from the coding sequence GTGAAAGCCGTTGTGATCGGCCTGGGCAACCGCTTTCGTCGCGACGACGGTGTGGGCGTTGTCGCCGCGGGTGAGATCAGCGAGCTGGCGTTGCCCGGTGTCGCTGTGGTGACCGGCGTCGTGGAGCCCCTGAGTCTGCTGGAGGCGTGGTCGGGCGTCGAGCTAGCCGTGGTGATTGACGCCGCGGTGAGGACGCCGTCAACCCCGGGTCGGGTGATTCGATGCTCGCTGACCGAGGTGGTCTCCGCTTCGGCGGCAAGGAGTTCGCACCGCGTCGACGTTGCTGGTTCGTACGCACTCGGTCAGGTGCTGGGTCGAGTGCCCGCTGCGCTGGAGGTGTTTGTCGTCGAAGTTGCTGACACAGGCCATGGCGTCGGTTTGACGCCACAGGTCGCGGCTGCCGTGCCGGAGTTGGTCCGCATGGCCCGCGAGGCGATAACCGGAGCCGACGAGGCGAAGCGAGCTACTCCTGTCGCGGCGCGTCGAACCGAAACCGCCTACCCGTGA
- a CDS encoding Ni/Fe hydrogenase subunit alpha gives MNPSNRTLSVGTLTRVEGEGALHVTLKDGALERVELNIYEPPRFFEAFLRGRAYTEPPDLTARVCGICPVAYQVSACNAIEEACGVVVDQDLIALRRLLYCGEWIHSHVLHIYLLHAPDFLGYPDAIAMARDEREIVERGLALKKAGNRLMEFVGGRAIHPVNVRLGGFYSVPTHSEFGPIVEQLRRALDYALATVEWVSGFAFPDLEFEHEFLALTEPGRYPIENGAIARSAGRSFSVADFTGHVAEVQVPHSTALHATLDGGCYVTGPMARFALNSAALSPMAAQAARRAGLSAECRNPFRSIIVRAVEVVYAIEEALRIIDNYQRPKRPFVDVVARAGVGHGVSEAPRGLLYHRYRIDADGLITAATMIPPTSQNQAAIEADLAYVVSENLALDDSALTTLCERVIRSYDPCISCSAHFLTLTVQRR, from the coding sequence GTGAATCCGTCGAACCGCACGCTCAGCGTCGGCACGTTGACCAGAGTGGAAGGCGAAGGCGCACTGCACGTCACCTTGAAAGACGGAGCGCTGGAACGCGTTGAACTCAATATCTATGAGCCACCAAGGTTTTTCGAAGCGTTCCTGCGGGGACGTGCCTACACTGAACCGCCGGATCTCACCGCGCGGGTGTGTGGCATCTGCCCCGTCGCCTATCAGGTCAGTGCCTGCAACGCGATCGAAGAAGCCTGTGGCGTTGTCGTGGACCAAGACCTTATCGCGTTGCGGCGCCTGCTGTACTGCGGTGAATGGATCCACAGCCACGTGCTGCACATCTACCTGCTACACGCGCCGGATTTTCTCGGCTACCCCGACGCGATCGCGATGGCGCGCGACGAGCGTGAGATCGTCGAGCGCGGCCTGGCCCTGAAGAAGGCCGGCAACCGGCTGATGGAGTTCGTCGGCGGTCGCGCCATACATCCGGTCAATGTGCGTCTGGGTGGGTTCTATTCGGTGCCAACCCACTCGGAATTCGGACCGATCGTCGAGCAATTGCGTCGCGCGCTGGACTACGCGCTGGCCACCGTGGAGTGGGTATCCGGCTTCGCGTTCCCTGACCTGGAATTTGAACATGAGTTCTTGGCCCTCACCGAGCCCGGCCGCTACCCGATCGAGAATGGCGCCATTGCCCGCAGCGCCGGCCGGTCTTTTTCGGTGGCCGACTTCACCGGCCATGTTGCCGAGGTGCAGGTGCCCCATTCGACCGCGTTGCACGCAACGTTGGACGGCGGCTGCTATGTGACCGGACCGATGGCCCGGTTTGCGCTGAACTCGGCCGCGCTCTCACCGATGGCCGCCCAGGCCGCCAGACGGGCCGGGCTATCGGCCGAATGCCGAAACCCGTTCCGCAGCATCATCGTCCGTGCCGTCGAAGTGGTCTACGCGATCGAAGAGGCGTTGCGGATCATCGACAATTACCAGCGTCCCAAGCGCCCGTTCGTCGATGTGGTGGCCCGTGCGGGTGTCGGGCATGGTGTCAGTGAAGCACCCCGCGGTCTGCTGTATCACCGATACCGTATCGACGCGGACGGCCTGATCACCGCGGCGACGATGATCCCCCCCACATCGCAGAACCAGGCGGCCATCGAGGCCGACCTGGCTTATGTGGTGTCGGAAAACCTAGCCCTTGACGATTCCGCGTTAACCACCCTGTGTGAACGCGTGATTCGTAGCTACGACCCGTGTATCTCGTGTTCGGCTCACTTCTTGACGCTGACGGTGCAGCGCCGGTGA
- a CDS encoding NADH-quinone oxidoreductase subunit B family protein — protein MRPTTLAVWKFASCDGCQLTLLDCEDELLTIADQVKIATFAEASSEMVGGPYDVSLVEGSITTRHDEQRIQEIREQSKLLVTIGACATAGGVQALRNFADVAEFASVVYAKPAYIDTLATSTPASAHVAVDYQLHGCPIDRGQLLDTLSALLIGRKPRLPAKTVCTECKLRGVTCVVVADGIPCLGPVTHAGCGALCPRHHRGCYGCFGPSAVPQTATLIPLLRRDGMTDGEIDRVFSTFNVASFAAERSKQ, from the coding sequence ATGAGACCAACCACACTGGCAGTATGGAAATTTGCCTCCTGCGACGGTTGCCAGTTGACCCTGCTGGACTGCGAGGATGAGCTGCTGACGATCGCGGACCAAGTGAAAATCGCTACCTTCGCCGAGGCATCCAGCGAGATGGTCGGCGGGCCTTACGATGTGTCGCTAGTCGAAGGCTCGATCACCACCCGCCACGACGAGCAACGCATCCAGGAAATCCGCGAGCAATCGAAACTGCTGGTCACCATTGGGGCATGCGCAACGGCCGGGGGAGTGCAGGCGCTGCGCAACTTCGCCGACGTCGCAGAGTTTGCGTCGGTGGTATACGCCAAACCGGCGTACATCGACACGCTGGCGACCTCCACGCCGGCCTCGGCGCACGTCGCCGTTGATTATCAGTTGCACGGTTGCCCCATCGACCGCGGCCAGTTGCTCGATACGCTCTCGGCGCTGCTGATCGGACGTAAACCGCGGCTGCCCGCTAAGACGGTGTGCACAGAATGCAAGCTACGTGGGGTGACCTGCGTCGTCGTGGCCGACGGCATTCCTTGCCTCGGGCCGGTGACGCACGCCGGTTGTGGGGCGTTGTGTCCACGACACCATCGCGGCTGCTATGGCTGTTTCGGTCCGTCCGCGGTGCCCCAGACCGCCACCTTGATCCCGTTGTTACGTCGTGACGGGATGACCGATGGCGAGATCGATCGGGTGTTCTCCACGTTTAACGTCGCCAGTTTCGCCGCCGAACGGAGCAAGCAGTGA